In a genomic window of Oceanispirochaeta sp. M1:
- a CDS encoding flagellin, with protein MIINHNMSAINSNRQLGVSQSETANNMAKLSSGLRINKAADDASGLAVSEKMRSQIRGLNQAERNIQNGVSFIQTTEGYLQETQDILHRVRELSVQASNGIYSSEDRMQIQVEVSQLVDEMNRIASHAQFNGMNLLTGRFAEASATGDVMQLQVGANMDQKETIFIGTMTAEALGLANEQGGGGIVTLSSVEEANRTIGIVDEALKSVNKQRADLGAYQNRFEMAAKGIAIAAENMQAAESRIRDVNMASEVVDYTKNQILNQAGSSMLAQANVRTQSVLQLLG; from the coding sequence ATGATAATTAATCATAACATGAGCGCCATCAATTCTAATAGGCAGCTCGGAGTTTCCCAGTCTGAAACAGCTAATAACATGGCTAAACTTTCATCAGGACTGAGAATTAACAAGGCAGCTGACGATGCGTCAGGACTGGCGGTATCTGAAAAAATGCGAAGTCAGATCAGAGGTCTGAACCAGGCAGAAAGGAATATCCAGAACGGTGTTTCTTTTATTCAGACTACTGAAGGGTACCTGCAGGAGACTCAGGATATACTGCACCGTGTCAGAGAATTGTCCGTACAGGCTTCCAATGGTATTTACTCATCGGAAGACAGAATGCAGATTCAGGTCGAAGTCAGCCAGCTGGTTGATGAAATGAACAGAATTGCTTCACACGCACAGTTTAACGGCATGAACCTTCTGACTGGAAGATTCGCAGAAGCATCAGCAACAGGCGATGTAATGCAGCTTCAGGTTGGAGCCAATATGGATCAGAAAGAAACCATCTTTATTGGTACAATGACTGCCGAGGCCCTGGGTCTTGCAAATGAACAAGGTGGTGGCGGAATTGTTACCCTTTCTTCTGTGGAAGAAGCAAACCGTACTATCGGTATCGTGGATGAAGCTTTAAAATCTGTTAACAAGCAGAGAGCCGATCTTGGTGCTTACCAAAACCGATTTGAAATGGCGGCAAAAGGTATTGCCATTGCAGCGGAAAACATGCAGGCAGCTGAATCAAGAATTCGTGACGTAAACATGGCTAGTGAAGTTGTGGATTACACTAAGAATCAGATACTGAATCAGGCCGGTTCTTCCATGCTTGCACAGGCTAATGTACGGACACAGTCAGTACTGCAGCTCCTGGGCTAA
- the fliD gene encoding flagellar filament capping protein FliD, producing the protein MADISIPGLNSKYNTQELVKGLVEVEKVKLTTMENSITELEDQKKIWQSFNRKISSLRTSSRKLFGFENPFSNKLVESSNERILTATATREATEQELSFTVIQTAKADKFISPSMPENQRVPAGNYSFEVGGKEISLRYRGGKLSDFAKRLESKGDGLLKLTVVKDTSDTQVILFESTKTGMNNRMIFKDDALNWALDMNILQPSATGSTEISLDPEGITVKKEALLPPLSKTQINLPSSLIVEDGMFLEYTVTVNELDPNSLKPQAPPVPVLPDTISAVFEGIEVKSFSSRAETPDWIPPEAPEIVDDNTAGYFTTAVGEESLPPLPEGSVTIEVKIPLTGSHAQISGLTLENRNNLKEVTISNMKVTDPRTSDGFVAVNPLSTAGNALLDFNGIQVERETNNIDDLIPSVTLNLNKSDKDEVIDISIKPDIESAKDEIIKFVYNYNQAMTQILILSSDNSDIINEIEYFSDDERENAFEELGTYRGDITLMQLKSRLQRITSSPYETSLERELSMLSQIGVSTNSGVAGGSVNTSKLRGYLEINEDVLDQALQTKSSNIKELFGKDTDGDLVVDSGVGYELDAFLNPYIRTGGIFSNKISLLDSKIDDTNDDIEDYKEYLADYEQTLKVKYGSMEGMLNQLESSSSSLDTFNQQNSR; encoded by the coding sequence ATGGCTGACATAAGCATTCCCGGTCTTAACAGTAAATACAATACACAGGAACTCGTTAAGGGACTAGTGGAAGTCGAAAAGGTCAAGCTCACAACAATGGAAAATTCCATTACAGAGCTTGAGGACCAGAAGAAGATCTGGCAGTCTTTTAATAGAAAAATCAGCAGCCTCAGAACCTCATCACGAAAGTTGTTCGGATTTGAAAATCCATTCAGCAATAAGCTTGTGGAGTCTTCGAATGAAAGGATTCTCACTGCTACGGCTACAAGAGAAGCCACTGAGCAGGAATTAAGTTTCACAGTAATACAGACGGCAAAAGCCGATAAATTCATCTCACCCTCAATGCCTGAAAATCAGCGGGTTCCAGCAGGAAACTACAGTTTTGAAGTTGGCGGTAAGGAAATCAGCCTACGCTATCGAGGTGGAAAGCTGAGTGATTTTGCTAAACGTCTTGAATCCAAGGGCGATGGTCTGCTGAAACTGACAGTAGTAAAAGATACATCAGACACACAGGTCATTCTCTTCGAATCGACAAAAACCGGTATGAACAACCGGATGATCTTCAAAGATGACGCTCTTAATTGGGCTCTGGATATGAATATACTTCAACCCTCGGCCACGGGCAGCACAGAAATCAGTCTGGACCCCGAAGGTATCACCGTAAAAAAGGAAGCCTTACTGCCTCCCCTGTCAAAAACACAGATAAACCTGCCCTCTTCATTGATTGTTGAAGACGGTATGTTCCTTGAATACACGGTCACAGTTAATGAACTTGATCCAAACAGTCTCAAACCCCAGGCCCCTCCTGTTCCTGTACTTCCCGATACAATTTCTGCAGTATTTGAAGGTATTGAAGTAAAAAGCTTCAGCAGCCGTGCGGAGACTCCCGACTGGATTCCACCGGAGGCTCCGGAAATAGTCGATGATAATACAGCAGGATATTTCACAACAGCAGTCGGAGAGGAATCACTTCCGCCGCTGCCTGAGGGTTCTGTTACCATAGAAGTTAAGATTCCTCTAACCGGCAGCCATGCTCAGATATCCGGATTAACCCTGGAAAACAGGAACAACCTGAAAGAAGTCACAATCAGTAATATGAAGGTGACAGACCCCAGAACCTCTGACGGCTTTGTGGCGGTCAATCCTCTCAGTACAGCGGGAAATGCTCTTCTGGATTTCAATGGTATCCAGGTTGAGCGGGAAACCAATAATATTGATGACCTTATTCCATCTGTCACACTGAACCTTAACAAATCTGATAAGGATGAGGTAATTGATATTTCCATAAAGCCTGATATCGAGTCGGCAAAAGATGAAATTATCAAGTTTGTATACAACTACAACCAGGCAATGACACAAATCCTAATACTGTCGTCGGATAATTCCGATATAATAAATGAAATAGAATATTTTTCTGATGATGAGCGGGAAAATGCATTTGAGGAACTGGGAACTTACAGGGGTGATATAACCCTGATGCAGCTGAAAAGCAGGCTGCAGAGAATAACCAGTTCCCCTTATGAGACTTCACTTGAGAGAGAACTTTCCATGCTCAGCCAGATAGGGGTATCTACAAATTCCGGTGTAGCCGGTGGTTCTGTAAATACCAGTAAGCTTCGCGGATACCTGGAAATTAATGAAGATGTTCTGGATCAGGCTCTTCAGACCAAGAGTTCAAACATAAAGGAACTTTTTGGTAAGGATACAGACGGAGATCTTGTTGTTGACAGCGGTGTGGGTTATGAACTGGATGCCTTTCTTAATCCTTATATACGTACAGGCGGCATTTTTTCCAATAAGATCAGCCTTCTGGACAGCAAGATAGATGATACAAATGATGATATTGAAGATTACAAGGAATACCTTGCCGATTATGAACAGACCCTGAAAGTGAAATACGGGTCAATGGAAGGTATGCTGAATCAACTGGAATCCAGTTCAAGTTCACTGGATACATTTAATCAGCAGAACAGCAGATAA
- a CDS encoding flagellar protein FlaG: MNIGKIASSGPVQINTMQKAAAARQQVEQQKHKLKLTAPDLDETKSILNEITNNTRFSYSINEKIDSFVVKIIDKNTDRVVKEIPSRELQTLHENLREAIGIFIDQMV, from the coding sequence ATGAACATAGGTAAAATAGCCAGTTCTGGGCCGGTACAGATCAACACCATGCAAAAAGCTGCTGCAGCGCGACAACAGGTAGAACAGCAGAAACACAAATTAAAACTTACCGCACCAGATTTAGATGAAACGAAGTCCATACTGAATGAAATTACCAATAATACACGCTTCAGCTATTCAATTAATGAGAAGATTGATTCATTTGTAGTCAAAATCATTGATAAGAATACCGATAGAGTAGTAAAGGAAATTCCATCAAGGGAATTACAAACACTACATGAAAACTTGCGTGAAGCCATCGGTATATTTATTGATCAGATGGTATAA
- a CDS encoding flagellin, producing MIINHNISAMTSQRNLNIANNNTASNMGKLSSGMRINKAGDDASGLAVSEKMRSQIRGLNQASRNASDGISFIQTSEGYLQESTDVIQRIRELAIQASNGIYSSEDRMQIQVEVSQLVDELDRVASHAQFNGMNMLTGRFAADSGNNTVTSSMWFHIGANMDQREQVFIGTMTAEALGLRQVGSGEIISISTSEQSNRNIGVLDGALKTLNKQRADLGAYQNRLEMAIKGIDVGAENLQASESRIRDLDMAKETVDFTKNQILTQASNAMLAQANQRSQAVLQLLQ from the coding sequence ATGATTATTAATCACAACATCAGTGCGATGACTTCACAGAGGAACCTGAATATTGCTAACAACAATACAGCTTCCAACATGGGAAAACTTTCATCCGGTATGCGTATCAACAAGGCAGGAGATGATGCTTCTGGTCTGGCTGTTTCTGAGAAAATGAGATCTCAGATCCGCGGTTTGAATCAGGCATCAAGAAATGCTTCTGATGGTATCTCTTTCATCCAGACTTCTGAAGGTTACCTTCAGGAAAGTACAGATGTAATCCAGAGAATCAGAGAACTGGCCATACAGGCTTCCAATGGTATCTACTCTTCTGAAGACAGAATGCAGATTCAGGTGGAAGTTTCTCAGCTGGTAGATGAACTGGACAGAGTTGCGTCACATGCACAGTTTAACGGAATGAATATGTTGACAGGACGTTTTGCAGCAGACAGCGGTAACAATACTGTTACATCATCCATGTGGTTCCACATCGGTGCCAATATGGACCAGAGAGAGCAGGTATTTATCGGAACAATGACTGCAGAAGCTCTTGGACTACGTCAGGTTGGCAGTGGAGAGATTATCTCTATATCCACTTCCGAGCAGTCAAACAGAAACATCGGTGTACTTGATGGTGCGCTTAAAACTCTTAACAAGCAGAGAGCAGACCTTGGTGCTTATCAGAACAGACTTGAAATGGCGATTAAGGGTATAGATGTGGGTGCAGAAAACCTGCAGGCGTCTGAATCCAGAATCAGAGACCTGGACATGGCTAAAGAAACTGTTGACTTCACCAAGAACCAGATCCTCACTCAGGCCAGTAATGCTATGCTTGCACAGGCAAACCAGCGATCACAGGCCGTCTTGCAGCTTCTCCAATAG